In the genome of Alphaproteobacteria bacterium, one region contains:
- the lnt gene encoding apolipoprotein N-acyltransferase, with the protein MWVELAIHKFFLLIQKQNYFLQRLMACIAGGIASFSFAPFHYIVLFIFSWPCLIWLLDGQKTRWNFFSIGWWFAFGHALVGNYWVANSFMVQGIDMGWLAPIAVFCLAGWLALIFALLLAFFYNFWSLGLTRIFLLAEIWAAHEWVRGHLITGYPWNLTAYIWGNSLPIMQLSSWIGSFGLSFITVLLIGLIAYIPDRLRAGSHIKIFSSRWYSPWVILGMGLIVFVSFWIYGIERLKYTYNDVFPNVQLRLVQPNTAQEQKFKADVNVLSKDYMELSLQNQNSNNPPTHIIWPEAAIDSFLDRLPDLRRNLGTVVPTGGALILGALRAEPLVGPIHKMWNSIYALGSAGNIIAFYDKTYLVPYGEYAPMRSWIPFINNLMPGSLDFSSGLGPQTLYLSGLPPVGMLVCYEVIFPGEIIDKNKRPSWLLNVTNDAWFGQSVGPYQHLTSARYRSIEEGLSLVRVANTGVSAVIDPYGRIIHSMGLLKRGVLDVPLLKPLPELTLYARFGNWIFAFILVINLWIILFLKSRETK; encoded by the coding sequence ATGTGGGTAGAATTGGCAATCCATAAATTTTTTCTTTTAATTCAAAAGCAAAATTATTTTTTGCAAAGATTAATGGCGTGTATTGCAGGTGGTATAGCTTCTTTTTCTTTTGCACCTTTTCATTATATTGTTTTATTTATTTTTTCTTGGCCATGTTTAATTTGGCTTTTAGATGGGCAAAAAACAAGGTGGAATTTTTTTTCTATAGGATGGTGGTTTGCTTTTGGTCATGCTCTTGTTGGTAATTATTGGGTTGCTAATTCCTTTATGGTTCAAGGAATTGATATGGGATGGTTGGCACCTATTGCTGTTTTTTGCTTGGCTGGCTGGTTGGCATTGATTTTTGCTCTGTTATTAGCATTTTTTTATAATTTTTGGTCCTTGGGTTTAACTAGGATTTTTTTATTAGCAGAAATCTGGGCTGCTCATGAGTGGGTACGAGGTCATTTGATTACAGGATATCCTTGGAATTTGACAGCTTATATTTGGGGTAATTCTTTACCTATAATGCAGCTTTCATCATGGATAGGAAGCTTTGGATTAAGTTTTATAACTGTTTTATTAATTGGATTAATTGCTTATATACCAGATCGATTAAGAGCTGGATCTCATATCAAAATATTTTCATCTCGATGGTATTCCCCGTGGGTTATTTTAGGTATGGGTCTAATTGTTTTTGTATCATTTTGGATTTATGGTATAGAGAGACTTAAATATACCTATAATGATGTTTTTCCTAATGTTCAATTAAGATTGGTTCAACCCAATACTGCACAAGAACAAAAATTTAAAGCTGACGTTAATGTTCTTAGTAAAGATTATATGGAGCTTAGTTTACAAAATCAAAATTCAAATAATCCTCCAACACATATTATATGGCCAGAAGCAGCAATAGATTCTTTTTTAGACAGATTGCCAGATTTACGGCGAAATCTGGGAACTGTAGTACCTACGGGAGGGGCTTTAATTTTAGGCGCTTTACGTGCTGAGCCTCTTGTAGGCCCAATTCATAAGATGTGGAATAGTATTTATGCTTTAGGCAGTGCAGGTAATATTATTGCTTTTTATGATAAAACTTATCTTGTTCCTTATGGTGAATATGCTCCCATGCGTTCATGGATACCTTTTATTAACAATTTAATGCCAGGTAGTCTTGATTTTTCTTCCGGTCTTGGTCCACAGACTCTTTATTTATCAGGGTTACCCCCTGTAGGTATGCTTGTTTGTTATGAAGTTATTTTTCCTGGCGAAATTATTGATAAAAATAAAAGACCTTCTTGGTTACTTAATGTTACAAATGATGCATGGTTTGGTCAAAGTGTTGGACCCTACCAGCATTTAACAAGTGCAAGATATAGATCTATAGAAGAAGGTTTATCTTTGGTTAGAGTTGCAAATACTGGGGTTTCTGCGGTTATTGATCCTTATGGACGTATTATTCATAGTATGGGTTTATTAAAAAGAGGTGTTTTAGATGTCCCTTTATTAAAACCTTTACCTGAATTAACTTTGTATGCACGATTTGGTAATTGGATTTTTGCTTTTATACTTGTTATTAATTTGTGGATTATATTATTTTTAAAGTCACGTGAAACTAAATGA
- the trmB gene encoding tRNA (guanosine(46)-N7)-methyltransferase TrmB produces MMISSYFEGMPFHVPLKTYGRRKARQLSINKQQLLEKHLVNLTLDISQFKGKIDPSRLFSFLPEKVFLEIGFGSGEHLIHQALQNPKIGLLGAEVFINGIASLVKKIVSYNLNNIYIYPDDVRKIFSYFMPHMIDRIYVFFPDPWPKTRHHSRRFLTIENLNHLSYLMKNNAELHLASDNISYINWVYQQINKHNNFSMLNETVITGLNSDSLFKTRYATKALEKGEIIKYLIVRHQID; encoded by the coding sequence GTGATGATATCTTCCTATTTTGAAGGAATGCCATTTCATGTGCCGCTTAAAACTTATGGGCGACGCAAAGCTCGTCAATTAAGTATTAATAAACAACAATTACTTGAAAAACATCTGGTAAATTTAACTTTGGATATATCACAATTTAAAGGAAAAATAGATCCTTCAAGGTTATTTTCTTTTTTACCAGAAAAAGTTTTTTTAGAAATTGGTTTTGGAAGTGGAGAGCATTTGATTCATCAAGCTCTTCAAAATCCTAAGATTGGTCTTTTAGGGGCAGAAGTATTTATTAATGGAATTGCTTCACTTGTTAAAAAAATAGTTTCATATAATTTAAATAATATATATATTTATCCTGATGATGTAAGAAAAATCTTTTCTTATTTTATGCCTCATATGATTGATCGTATCTATGTTTTTTTTCCAGATCCATGGCCGAAAACACGTCATCATTCCAGACGTTTTTTAACAATAGAAAATCTTAATCATTTATCTTATCTTATGAAAAATAACGCAGAATTACATTTAGCAAGTGATAATATCTCTTATATAAATTGGGTATATCAGCAAATAAATAAACATAATAATTTTTCTATGCTAAATGAAACAGTTATTACAGGATTGAATTCCGATTCTTTGTTTAAAACTAGGTATGCAACAAAAGCTTTGGAAAAAGGGGAAATTATTAAATATTTAATTGTTCGCCATCAAATTGATTAA
- the metK gene encoding methionine adenosyltransferase, with protein sequence MIKGDYLFTSESVSEGHPDKVCDRISDSIVDIYLKNDPEARVAVETLATTNRVVLAGEVRGPNSLNSDIMEQAVRDAVKFIGYEQEGFHWKNLKIDTYIHAQSPDIARGVDGTHDKDEGAGDQGIMFGYACNETKHCMPAAIYYAHAILRSLSDARHQGLIKGFGPDAKSQITLVYRNGKPVKASSIVVSTQHDLNIHQDDIRDIVRGHVLKVLPEGWMCPEDEFYVNPTGRFVIGGPDGDAGLTGRKIIVDTYGGAAPHGGGAFSGKDPTKVDRSAAYAARYLAKNIVAAGLAERCTIQLAYAIGIAKPLALYVNTHATGLVDETKLSSSLQDIMDLTPRGIRLHLKLNRPIYARTSSYGHFGREPEVDGGFSWEKLDLVDSLKALIK encoded by the coding sequence GTGATTAAGGGCGATTATCTTTTTACAAGCGAATCTGTTTCGGAAGGGCATCCAGATAAGGTATGTGACCGTATTTCTGATAGTATTGTTGATATATATTTAAAAAATGATCCGGAAGCACGTGTAGCTGTCGAAACTTTAGCAACAACAAATAGGGTGGTTCTTGCAGGTGAAGTGCGTGGTCCTAATTCTCTGAACTCTGATATTATGGAACAAGCAGTACGTGATGCTGTAAAATTTATTGGTTATGAGCAGGAAGGGTTTCATTGGAAAAATTTAAAAATTGATACTTATATTCATGCTCAATCCCCAGATATTGCTCGTGGTGTGGATGGGACACATGATAAAGATGAAGGTGCTGGTGACCAAGGTATTATGTTTGGGTATGCGTGTAATGAAACAAAGCATTGTATGCCCGCTGCTATTTATTATGCGCATGCTATTTTGCGTTCCTTATCTGATGCACGCCATCAAGGGTTGATCAAAGGATTTGGCCCTGATGCAAAAAGCCAAATAACATTGGTTTATAGAAATGGTAAACCCGTTAAAGCTTCTTCTATTGTAGTTTCTACGCAACATGATTTAAACATCCATCAAGATGATATTCGTGATATTGTTCGCGGGCATGTTCTCAAGGTGCTTCCTGAAGGATGGATGTGTCCTGAAGATGAATTTTATGTAAATCCAACAGGTCGTTTTGTTATTGGTGGCCCAGATGGCGATGCGGGTTTAACAGGACGTAAGATTATTGTCGATACGTATGGTGGTGCTGCTCCACATGGTGGTGGTGCTTTTTCTGGGAAAGACCCCACTAAGGTTGATCGTTCAGCTGCATATGCAGCACGTTATCTTGCTAAAAATATTGTTGCAGCTGGTTTGGCTGAACGCTGTACGATACAACTTGCTTATGCCATAGGTATTGCGAAACCTCTTGCTCTTTATGTTAATACACATGCAACAGGGTTAGTTGATGAAACCAAACTTTCTTCATCATTGCAAGATATAATGGATTTAACCCCCCGTGGCATTAGACTACATTTAAAATTAAATCGTCCTATTTATGCAAGAACATCGTCCTATGGACATTTTGGACGTGAACCAGAAGTAGATGGTGGTTTTTCTTGGGAAAAATTAGATTTAGTTGATAGTTTAAAAGCTTTAATTAAGTGA